The genomic DNA TGACTAACCTTTGACTGACCTTTGACTAACTCTTGACTAACTTTTAACTAACCTTTGACTAGCTCTTGACGAACCCTTgactaacctttgactaactTCCGACTAACATTTGACAAACTTTAgactaacctttgactaacCCTTGACTACCTTTaactaacctttgactaactCTTGACGAACCCTTgactaacctttgactaactTCAGACTAACATTTGACAAACTTTAgactaacctttgactaactTTTAACTAACCTTTGACTGACCTTTGACTAACTCTTGACTAACTTTTaactaacctttgactaacCTTTGATTAACTTTTgactaacctttgactaactTTTGACTGACCTTTGACTAACTCTTGACTAACTTaactaacctttgactaactCTTGACTAACCCTTGACTAACCTTGACTAACTTTGACTAACTTTTgactaacctttgactaactTTTGACTACCTTTTAACTTACTTTTGACTAACTTTTGGCTAACTATTAACAATGTTTtaattaactatgttttgacaaactattaactatgttttggctaactattaactatgttttgactaactattaactatgttttggctaactattaacaatgttttaactaactattaactatgttttggctaactattaacaatgttttaattaactatgttttgacaaactattaactatgttttggctaactattaactatgtttttaCTAACTATTAACAATGTTttaactaactattaactatgttttggctaacaattaactatgttttgactaactatgaactatgttttgactaactattaacaATATTTTAACTTACTTTTaactaacctttgactaactTTCAACTAACATTTGACAAACTTTAgactaacctttgactaacCCTTGACTAACTTTAGACTACCTTTAACCAACTTTTGATCAACCTTTGACTAACTCTTGACTAACCTGTCCATCATGCGTTGTGAGTGCGATGTCGTTGAAGGTAGTGTTTGAGCACTTCCTGTCTCCTCACCATCGACACGCCTTCGCCTCGACACAGCTCTTCGTAGCGCCGCCTCACTGGCAGGAAGTCGTCAGGGACATTGTGTGTCGCCCCCTTTGGACTCCGCGCAGACTCCGcccttttctcctctcccttcTGATTGGACAGCTGATGCTCAAAGTACTTTTGATTTTTGGTAGCTCGCTGGTGCGTCGGATCTGGAAATGTCATGGTAaacaaggtcagaggtcaaccaAACACTGACCATGTCCCCGCCCCTTTATTcttcttcaatatttcatccAGTTTTATTCttatatgttatatttttgtTACCCACCGAGCTCCAGCAGCCTCTTGGTGAGCTGCAGCGCTCTCTccagctccccctgctggtACAGTGTGTAACTCAGATAGTCCAGGACGGTGATGGCGTCCACGCTGCTGGACGTCTCTCCCTGGTCCAACTGCTTCAGAGCCTGAATCATCCACAGCTGCGCGTGATAGTAGTCTTTCTGCAAGTACGCCGACCTCCCGATGTCGAAGCAGTCGCTGACCGTCAGAGAGCCGCGGTTAGAGGAGGAGCCTGAGCAGGTGACAGACACCAGGTAAAAGGTCAACACAAGAGCCAGTGTCTCAATGCTCCCTaactagagatgttccgataccgattccgatacttgtgctgtgggtatcggccgatacagagtGCAGATACCGATACcattgtgttataaaaaaatatatatcatactacgcctgcatgactgtgatatgattatcattggtggtaaggtttggctcaggttaaaccctctgtaaaacatgaacgaatacagcaaatggacaccatttatttttaccagtgatatatGTGTCACAGTCTGCTCTGCGCccctcctgctctgctgctctgccacaCCCCTCATCAGCTAACTGCTTCCACCTGCTGCTCTCACCTGCTCATCATCTCCAATCAAGCCAGTATATATGCAGCTTCCCTCCACTCACTCCTTGCCAGATTGTCTTCGCTCTCATGCCTGACTCTCCAGCGTTCATTCCCGGACTGCTTACCTGGTATCGACCTGATCTGCCCCTGACCTTTGCTTCACGCCTCAGCCTCGGTAAACCCACCTGCCTTCTGTCCCTGACTACGAGTTCTGCCTGCCTGTTTCCTGCTATCAGTCTGCCTGTGGCTGTAGCTGCTCACGAGTCCCAGATTTCTTGCCTGCCCTGTGGCCCTTCGCTAACTTGCTCGCCTGGCGCCTGGGAGACCGGGATTCGAATCCTGCCATACTCTGCTGCTTCATTCTGTTTGGTGTCAAATAAAGACTGTTCAAGTAAACCTTCCTGTTTGAGCTGCAATTGGGTCCAGTCAATACCCGTTACAATATTATTTcctttttcagcttgtacgtttgttttgattctggtccaaacaccgccgCAGCACTGGCaaagcttcatgtttccatgacgactgatcGGGAAAGGacgcgtgacatcatttttactccagattgttaaaatgagtctttgaagtaacgctaaactttaaaaacgcATACAtacgctccagtttgactgtaggcgcgctaacggagctaacgcAGCTAACAatgctaacggagctaactggtaaatgcTGCCAAAcagccgacatgatgagctaacgttagctccttgtctacaggtgtcgggtgatcagttcttcttcacacctctaaaaaaagcacagtgcaactgtttcaagagcggcgaagaagaaccgcgtcagagctaacggagctctaattaattacgtggtatcggatcggtgcatggactccagtactcgccgataccgatgcccacatttttGGCAGTATCTGAGGCATTTCCGAttctggtatcggaatcggaacagcTCTATCCCTAACATGTTGCTAATGTGACATAGTGGGTGGAACTGTGGTGGTGGGCGGGGCTGACCTGGCAGGTGTCCAGTGGCGATGGCATCCGTGTCCAGCTGGTACGTGTCCTGCAGTCTCAGCAGAGCTTTGGCTGCTCCGGTCTCATCGTCAGAGTCAGGGAAGTTCTGTCTGTGGACAGTGAGGTTAGAGACGAaaactgagagacagacagggagagagagagagagtgagagagacagacacacacagagagagagatagacacacaaaataaatcacataaatcTTTGTTTCAAACACTTTATGCTGCCATGAATGAcagcaggctgtgtgtgtgtgtgtgtgtgtgtgtgtgtaccatcaGACATGTCACTCAGCACCAGACTCTCTAGCTCCGCCCACTCAGTGTTGAGCCTCTTGATTAGTTTGAAGGCATTCACTGGATGACCGAGGAAACCTTCAGGGTCCTGAGTGGCAGCAGCTGAGAGGACGTCCAGTTTATCAgcccacctacacacacacacacacacacagggaaacattGTCAGGTGTATTGGCTAACTATTAATTATGTTTTGGCTAACAATTAACTATGTTATGACTaactattaaaaatgttttaactaactattaacaatgttttaactaactattaactatgtttggcttactattaactatgttttggctaactattaactatgtttgaCTAACAATTAACAATATTTTAACTAACTATTAACCTcttttgactaactattaacaatattttaactaactattaactatgttttgactaactattaactatgttttaactaactatgttttgactaactatgaactatgttttgactaactattaacaatattttaactaactattaactatgttttgactaactattaactatgtatTAACTAACTATGTTTTGGCTAACTTAACTATGTTTTGGCGAACTATTAACAATGTTTTAACtcactattaactatgttttgactaactatttacaatgttttaactaactattaactatgttttggctaactattaactatgttttaacTAACTATTAACAATGTTTTAACTAACTATGTTTTGGCTAACTTAACTATGTTTTGGCGAACTATTAACAATGTTTTAACtcactattaactatgttttgactaactatttacaatgttttaactaactattaactatgttttggctaactattaactatgttttaactaactattaacaatgttttaactgactattaactatgttttgactaactattaactatgtttgcCTAACtattaattatgttttaactaactatgttttgactaactattaactatgtttgactaactattaactatgttttgactaactattaactatgtttggctaactattaactatgtttgactaactattaactatgttttgactaactattaactatgtttggctaactattaactatgttttgactaactattaactatgttttggctATCTATGAACTATGTTTagctaactattaactatgtttaaACTAACTATGTTttaactaactattaactatgttttaactaactattaactatgttttggcgaactattaacaatgttttaactaactattaactatgttttgactaactattaacaatgttttaactaactattaactatgttttggctaactattaactatgttttaacTAACTACTACCTATGTTTTggctaactattaactatgttttgactaactattaacaATATTTTAACTAACTACtaactatgttttgactaactattaacaatattttaactaactattaactatgttttggcgaactattaacaatgttttaactcactattaactatgttttgactaactatttacaatgttttaactaactattaacaatgttttaactaactattaactatgttttggctaactattaactatgttttggctaacaattaactatgttttgactattaactatgttttgacttacttttaacaatattttaactaactatgttttgactaactattaacaatattttaactaacaattaactatgttttgactaactattaactatgtttggctaactattaactatgttttaactaactatgttttaaataactattaactatgtttggCTAacaattaactatgttttggctAACTTttaactaactattaactatgttttgactaactattaactatgttttggctaactattaactatgttttaacTAACTATGTTTTGGCTAACTATTCACTATGTTttaactaactattaactatgttttgactaactattaactatatTTTGGCGAACTATTAACAATGTTttaactaactattaactatgttttgactaactattaacaatgttttaactaactattaactatgttttggctaactattaactatgttttggctaacaattaactatgttttgactattaactatgttttgactaactattaacaatattttaactaactattaactatgttttggctaactattaactatgttttgactaactattaactatgttttgactaactattaacaatattttaactaactattaactatgttttgactaactattaactatgttttggctaactattaactatgtttagctaactattaactatattttaactaactatgttttgacttactattaacaatgttttaactaactattaactatgttttgactaactattaacaatgttttaactaactattaactatgttttggctAACTATTAACAATGTTTTAACTAACTATGAACTATGTTTTGGCTAACTATTAACAATGTTttaactaactattaactatgttttggctaacaattaactatgttttgactattaactatgttttgacttactattaacaatattttaactaactattaactatgttttgactaactattaacaatattttaactaactattaactatgttttaacTAACTATGTTTTGGCTAACTATTCACTATGTTttaactaactattaactatgttttgactaactattaactatatTTTGGCGAACTATTAACAATGTTttaactaactattaactatgttttgactaactattaactatatTTGGCGAACTATTAACAATGTTTTAACtgactattaactatgttttgactaactattaacaatgttttaactaactattaactatgttttgtctaactattaactatgttttaactaactattaacaatgttttaactaactattaactatgttttggctaactattaactatgttttggctaacaattaactatgttttaactaactattaacaatgttttaactaactattaactatgttttggctaacaattaactatgttttgactattaactatgttttgactaactattaacaatattttaactaactattaactatgttttggctaactattaactatgttttgactaactattaactatatttgactaactattaacaatattttaactaattattaactatgttttgactaactattaactatgttttggctaactattaactatgtttagCTAActattaactttattttaacTAACAagttaacagtttaaaatgagaaTCAGGTACGTTTTGATTTGCTCcagtttcttctcctctgcttgGATGTAGTTCTTCAGAGACGTGAGCAGGTCCTTCTCTGTGAACAGCAGGTCAGTCATCTTAcctgcacgcacacgcacacacacacacacacacacacacgcagacccacagacacacacacacacacatgcaagcacgcacacactgaaGTTCACACACGTCCAGCTCCTGTTTTCACATCAGCAGATCATGGTTTTACTCACTGATGGAGGTGAAGAAGTCGTCATGAGCCGAGGACGAcgtgaggaggagacagaggaccAGAGACGACCAACACCAGGACGCCATTCTGCCTCCGCACATATAATATAGTAATACATATAAATAGTATGCACCCTCTAGAAATTCAACCTTTACTTTTATACATTCAAGCTTTACATTTACAATTGCATTGTCTCGTTTGTCTCGTTCTTTTCAGGTTACTGTCGTTTGTCCATAATAAGCAAGAATTTTTCCGACGGTTGTTACGCCTCAGAAGACCAGTGTGACTGGTTAGGGTTTGGCTCAGCACGTCTTCTAAAAGTACCTTTGTAATCAAAATGATAATTCGATAAAtacataattgttttaattacaacAATACAATTGTCCAGTTGTGACAAATGTAACATAATTATGAAACATTACATTggattacatgtcatttagcagattaAGCGATACAAAATTTACAATACAATACTGAAACAGGATTATGGTAAGATTTAGAAATAATCTACATGTAGCATCGCAGTTCAAACATAGGCAAAATACTTCTATTCATCTATCAAAGGTCCCTGAAACCAGTCATTCCCCCTTAAGAGTAATTAattgataagataagatagtcctttatctcgcagtggggaaatttacaatTACCAAACAATAACTAAACACTCCTTTAACTAACTGTTGACACGTTCAAACATTCACGACTAGCTAAATAACCTGAGTTTAATTCAAGAAATAAACTCAACAAAATCGTTATCAAGTGAGTTTTACAGGAGAGCAGATTCTTATGGACCGGATGTCCGTGAATGCATCATgaagacaggtgtgtgtgtgttttttttacctgcaggtcagagaagaagagaagagaggagtcCCCGCAGATCCAcgcgtttcttcttcttcttcttcttcttcttctgtttgaaTCAGCTGTGACTTTAATGTCAAACATTTTATGAAGAGGATAATTAACGTCTTTCTTCCGGCTCCGAGGTTGAAACAGGTGCAGCCACACGGGAAACCACGCCccctctgtaaaaaaaaacactaaaataaaaaaaatcacacagaaagtatcccagaatgcatttcgcagcaacctttttttttaaaacaagtttattGCAATACGGTTACAGTACAGAAGTGATGAAAGAAACATACTGCATTagtgaacaaacagagcaaaaacaggagaaatacAACGTTGCCAGGGTAGCTGATGagttattaaaaagagaaagaaaaggaggaccaaacattgacagtcttaattgcctttttgttgttagagccagaaatcaaagaaatataGTGCACAACTTCATGGGTAAAAGGGACAAAATTAGGTTTTTTGCCACTGAATTTACATTTAGGAATATGGAATGTTGCCAATAGAATcaatacatttataatgaatTACTTATTCTCTCTATTTTGAGTtctataaaagcaaaatatcacattttcccataataaaacaaagtctTTTATTAGGGTCAATGAAAGTCAATGATGAATCTGCTGAAGTTTTGCCAAAATGATCTGGTGtgtgaacaataacaaaagaagtGTAAAACAGTTTCTGGGTGATTTTCACAAAAGGAAcagtttgtatttatgtctctTTTAAATGTTGTCATAGAGTGATTAGCAGGATAATATCGGTGAATTATTTTGAACGATACTTCTTTCACCTTGTTTACTATCATGTATTTGTTAGGAATCAACCAAACTTTTTTACAAATCTGTTCCAATAAAAAACAACGTTTGGAATAGAAACAATTTCTTTCTGAAACAGGACACGAATGTTCTTATTATTTCGGGGAAGTCTAGAAAAACAGATGTTTCCAACAGGTGATTCCGGCATTTCACAGCAAATacagtgacaacaacaataCATCTGGAAATATGACGGTTTTTGTGTCGCGGAAAATAGTTTTACGACGATTTCATGCGAGAAAAGTAGACGTTTAGACTGCAAACCTGCGGTCGACTTGTCAAGAAAGCGCTTAATTGTGGATTTGCTCCGGTGTTATCGGAGATATTAGCGCAGCTAACGGCTAACGGAGCTCGCCGGAGTTCACCCAGGAGAGCGGGCGCTCGGCGCTCCGAGTGCCCGCGGAGAGCAGCGCTTTTCCGGCCTGCGCTTCTGAAATGTCCCGCTGATTCTGACGGATGTGACAGAGCTGAAAGTTTCAGGATAAATCAGGATAAACAAAAACCTCGTTGAAGGTCAATTTGGTTTGTAACTGAAACGTCATCATTTAATCTGTTTTCCACGAAAATAAAGTTTGTAGTCAACAATAAACTAAAAGTgttaaataattcaaacaaaGAACTTAAAACCAAATCAGCAGTTGActaaaaagacagacagaaataaataaataaaaaacacaaatcagaaGGTTATTGGATAAATAgtgacatttattattataataaaattatatttttttaatccacattcaatcaaaaaatataaacatatgaCAGCATTTTTTcaatcaaaaaaacacatgatcacacacacacagatggagcaataatgtgtgtttttaacaaaataaataaataaaaatgttctccAGTTctggatcaataaagtttttctttatcaataaaatgtatatttgctGATCAGTAACtctttggagtgattttggaaagttttctgcttttcaaaataaaagtgtgtggcTAAATCTGAACTGATCACAGAATCTGATCAATAATCGACGATCGGCTCATTAATCGTGGAACAAAAAGTCAAATCGGTTGTAAAAGTTACACTTAAAGGtcacatgtccacacacacacacacacacacacacaggaaaataaacatgtgacatCACACGTGCGGCCTGAGGGGGGCAGTGTTA from Solea solea chromosome 21, fSolSol10.1, whole genome shotgun sequence includes the following:
- the LOC131448300 gene encoding prolyl 4-hydroxylase subunit alpha-1-like produces the protein MASWCWSSLVLCLLLTSSSAHDDFFTSISKMTDLLFTEKDLLTSLKNYIQAEEKKLEQIKTWADKLDVLSAAATQDPEGFLGHPVNAFKLIKRLNTEWAELESLVLSDMSDVFVSNLTVHRQNFPDSDDETGAAKALLRLQDTYQLDTDAIATGHLPGSSSNRGSLTVSDCFDIGRSAYLQKDYYHAQLWMIQALKQLDQGETSSSVDAITVLDYLSYTLYQQGELERALQLTKRLLELDPTHQRATKNQKYFEHQLSNQKGEEKRAESARSPKGATHNVPDDFLPVRRRYEELCRGEGVSMTPRRQIRLFCRYYDNNRHPRYVIGPVKQEVEWDRPFIVRYHDIVSDKDLETVKELAKPRLQRAGVYHAKTGRGKTVDYRISKNAWLREHEHPVIDKINQRIEDITGLDMSTAEHLQVANYGVGGQYEPHYDFGREERSEELGRRIATWLLYMSDVQAGGATVFTDVRASVKPIKGTAVFWYNLYASGEGDDRTRHAACPVLVGSKWVSNKWIHERGQEFRRRCGLGKTD